The Phycisphaeraceae bacterium genome has a window encoding:
- the efp gene encoding elongation factor P codes for MKSTDLRPGMAIKLDGNLYVITQFQHVTPGNLRAFVQIKIKNLENGTLIEKRLRSGEEVERVELDRREMEYLYQEAGGYVFMDQKDYDQITLSKDLIEDSMGFVKPNTVINVLICDGRPVSVELPTVVELKVIDTPPGIKGATATNQLKEATLETGLKTRVPPFIGVGEVVRINTVDGSYNSRA; via the coding sequence GTGAAGTCCACCGACCTGCGGCCGGGCATGGCCATCAAACTCGACGGCAACCTGTACGTCATCACGCAGTTCCAGCACGTGACGCCCGGCAATCTCCGCGCGTTCGTCCAGATCAAGATCAAGAACCTGGAGAACGGCACGCTCATCGAGAAGCGGCTGCGTTCCGGCGAGGAAGTGGAGCGCGTGGAACTCGACCGCCGCGAAATGGAGTACCTCTACCAGGAGGCGGGCGGCTACGTCTTCATGGATCAGAAGGACTACGACCAGATCACGCTGTCCAAGGACCTGATCGAGGACTCGATGGGCTTCGTGAAGCCGAACACCGTGATCAACGTGCTCATCTGCGACGGTCGGCCCGTGTCAGTGGAACTGCCGACGGTGGTGGAATTGAAGGTGATCGACACGCCGCCCGGCATCAAGGGTGCGACCGCCACCAACCAGTTGAAGGAAGCCACGCTGGAAACCGGGCTCAAGACGCGTGTGCCGCCCTTTATCGGCGTGGGCGAGGTGGTCCGCATCAACACCGTGGACGGCTCGTACAACTCGCGGGCGTGA
- a CDS encoding TVP38/TMEM64 family protein, with amino-acid sequence MSDPIERRTTFRRIAPTGALGLLWTAAPAICGFYLLGNIETVSGWLTARPSTGLAIYVVVFILASGFGFLPTYAQSILGGWVFGAVAFPAALVGFTGGALIGYFIAKGVSHHEVEHLIEQNPKARVVRDALIGHGFWRTAGTVALLRVPPNSPFALTNLAMASAGVPLLPFTLGTFVGMAPRTGVAVFLAKAAADTGAVDIQTFAKEQGVLPLVIGIVVMIVVLAIIGSIANRALKRLGAGQGANDATKAGPTGTDSHGQNAD; translated from the coding sequence ATGAGTGACCCGATCGAGCGGCGAACCACCTTCCGGCGCATCGCCCCCACCGGGGCGCTGGGGCTGCTGTGGACCGCCGCCCCCGCCATCTGCGGCTTCTACCTGCTGGGCAACATCGAGACCGTCTCCGGCTGGCTTACGGCCCGACCATCCACCGGGCTGGCCATCTACGTGGTGGTGTTCATCCTCGCCTCGGGGTTCGGCTTCCTGCCCACGTATGCGCAATCGATCCTGGGCGGCTGGGTGTTCGGGGCCGTGGCGTTTCCCGCCGCGCTGGTGGGGTTCACCGGGGGGGCGCTCATCGGCTACTTCATCGCCAAGGGCGTCTCGCATCACGAGGTGGAGCACCTGATCGAGCAGAACCCCAAGGCCCGCGTGGTGCGCGACGCCTTGATCGGCCACGGCTTCTGGCGCACCGCTGGCACGGTGGCCCTGCTGCGCGTGCCGCCCAACTCGCCCTTCGCGCTGACCAACCTGGCCATGGCCTCGGCGGGTGTCCCGCTGCTGCCCTTCACGCTGGGCACCTTCGTGGGCATGGCCCCGAGAACGGGCGTGGCTGTGTTCCTCGCCAAGGCCGCCGCCGACACCGGCGCGGTGGACATCCAGACGTTCGCCAAAGAGCAGGGCGTGCTGCCGCTGGTGATCGGCATCGTCGTGATGATCGTGGTGCTGGCGATCATCGGCTCGATCGCCAACCGGGCGCTCAAGCGGCTGGGGGCGGGTCAAGGCGCCAATGACGCAACCAAGGCAGGTCCGACCGGAACTGACTCCCATGGACAAAACGCTGATTGA
- a CDS encoding DinB family protein produces MDKTLIERYESGADALHKVLAGLTDADLDAYPVPGTWSIREIVLHLMDSDLIGSYRMKRVIAMDEPTLQPYDETLFNQRLMYRKLNAKQAAEVFRLNRLLTASMLRLLPEEAFRRTGMHEETGLHTLTDLIRIYADHLDHHLKFARNKRTMLGKPMG; encoded by the coding sequence ATGGACAAAACGCTGATTGAGCGTTACGAATCGGGCGCCGATGCGCTGCACAAGGTTCTCGCAGGGCTGACCGACGCCGACCTCGACGCCTACCCCGTGCCCGGCACGTGGAGCATTCGCGAGATCGTGCTGCACCTGATGGACAGCGACCTGATCGGCTCGTACCGCATGAAGCGCGTCATCGCGATGGATGAGCCGACGCTCCAGCCCTACGACGAAACGCTCTTCAACCAGCGGCTGATGTACCGGAAGTTGAATGCGAAGCAGGCCGCCGAGGTGTTCCGCCTCAACCGCCTTCTGACGGCATCCATGCTGCGGCTGCTGCCCGAGGAGGCCTTCCGCCGCACCGGCATGCACGAGGAGACCGGGCTGCACACGCTGACCGACCTGATCCGAATCTACGCCGACCACCTCGACCATCATCTCAAGTTCGCGCGCAACAAGCGGACGATGCTGGGGAAGCCGATGGGGTGA
- a CDS encoding MFS transporter — MARTQRADSTAGSRGARLRRDACSSVCDGAGYAFMVGAGETYLAAFALAVGLGQLVAGLIGTIPILLGSLLQLISPWGVRTLGSLRRWVVLCASIQALSLVPLAVAAYVGHIPALPLIAFATLYWAAGLAAGPAWTTWIGSIVPTRLRTRFMAVRSRAAQLATLLGIVLAGVSLDVGKRNHFELLVFGAMFLLAAGSRGFSAWMLWRKSEAKPSHTKHRVVGFREMLGRLRHGADGRLLRYMIAVQVCLQISGPYFTPYMLAQLNFSYAEYLLVISIAFTTKVAAFPLLGRLAHRFGPQPMLWVSGFLMIPLAALWTVSDSVAFLVGVQVCSGVIWGMYELSTLLLLFDRIPEHERTSVLTFFNVANASAMVGGSLIGAAVIASLGETPAAYHMVFDVSTVARVLSVALLITVVRPEDRPRRVRIRQFFTRFLAVRPNLGTIERPILSTIDEDEQEAGK, encoded by the coding sequence ATGGCGCGGACCCAGCGGGCTGACAGCACAGCAGGTTCCCGAGGCGCGCGACTGCGGCGCGATGCGTGCAGCAGCGTGTGCGATGGCGCGGGGTACGCCTTCATGGTGGGCGCGGGGGAGACCTACCTGGCCGCCTTCGCCCTGGCGGTGGGGCTGGGGCAACTGGTCGCCGGGCTGATTGGCACGATTCCGATTCTGCTCGGCTCACTGTTGCAGTTGATCTCGCCTTGGGGCGTGCGCACGCTGGGGTCGCTGCGGCGCTGGGTGGTGCTGTGCGCGTCGATTCAGGCGCTGTCGCTCGTGCCGCTGGCGGTGGCCGCGTACGTGGGGCACATTCCCGCGCTGCCGCTCATCGCCTTCGCCACGCTGTACTGGGCGGCCGGTCTGGCGGCCGGGCCGGCGTGGACGACATGGATCGGCTCCATCGTGCCCACGCGACTCCGCACGCGATTCATGGCCGTGCGCAGCCGCGCGGCCCAGCTGGCCACGCTGCTGGGCATCGTGCTGGCGGGCGTGTCGCTGGATGTGGGCAAGCGGAACCACTTCGAACTGCTGGTCTTCGGCGCGATGTTCCTGCTCGCGGCGGGGTCGCGCGGGTTTTCCGCGTGGATGCTCTGGCGCAAGAGCGAGGCGAAGCCGTCGCACACCAAGCACCGCGTCGTGGGCTTCCGCGAGATGCTCGGCCGACTGCGCCACGGCGCGGATGGCCGCCTGCTGCGCTACATGATCGCAGTGCAGGTGTGCCTGCAGATCTCCGGGCCGTACTTCACGCCCTACATGCTGGCGCAGCTGAACTTCTCCTACGCCGAGTACCTGCTGGTGATCTCGATCGCCTTCACCACCAAGGTGGCGGCCTTCCCGCTGCTGGGGCGGCTGGCCCACCGCTTCGGCCCGCAGCCGATGCTGTGGGTGAGCGGATTCCTGATGATCCCCCTCGCCGCGCTGTGGACGGTGTCGGACAGTGTGGCGTTTCTCGTGGGCGTTCAGGTGTGCTCGGGGGTGATCTGGGGAATGTACGAACTCTCCACGCTGCTGCTGCTCTTCGACCGCATCCCCGAGCACGAGCGCACCAGCGTGCTCACGTTCTTCAACGTGGCCAACGCCAGCGCCATGGTTGGCGGATCGCTGATCGGTGCCGCGGTCATCGCCTCACTGGGCGAAACGCCCGCGGCGTATCACATGGTGTTCGATGTGTCCACCGTGGCGCGGGTGCTGAGTGTGGCGCTGCTCATCACCGTGGTCAGGCCGGAGGATCGGCCCCGGCGCGTGCGCATTCGCCAGTTCTTCACGCGCTTCCTTGCGGTGCGTCCCAACCTGGGCACGATCGAGCGGCCGATTCTTTCGACGATTGATGAGGATGAGCAGGAGGCGGGGAAGTAG
- a CDS encoding integration host factor subunit beta, translated as MGTTTKKDLIDRIATQTRQKRTTVKKTVQAFLDNVINELGNGNRLEFRDFGVFEVRERAPRTAQNPKTLERVKVPPKRTVKFKVGRLMKMTLDTEEAEAAHQK; from the coding sequence ATGGGCACGACCACCAAGAAAGACCTGATCGATCGCATCGCCACCCAGACTCGCCAGAAGCGCACCACGGTCAAGAAGACCGTGCAGGCGTTTCTGGACAACGTCATCAACGAACTGGGCAACGGCAACCGGCTGGAGTTTCGTGACTTCGGCGTGTTCGAGGTTCGAGAGCGGGCGCCGCGCACGGCTCAGAACCCCAAGACGCTGGAACGCGTGAAGGTGCCGCCCAAGCGCACCGTCAAGTTCAAGGTGGGGCGCCTCATGAAGATGACGCTCGACACCGAAGAGGCGGAAGCCGCCCACCAGAAGTGA
- the dnaB gene encoding replicative DNA helicase has translation MTRVETVTESKPRPGSREGRERRPADPVELARLFEKLPPHAVEAEMSLLGSMMLDPTVIGEVVQVLRTGDDFFKPAHGAIFDAIVELYDKHSRLDLIALHQLLLDRNLLDSIGGQDYLAELAMSVPSAAHADYYAALVRDKAMVRRLIRVAGDIIHDAYTSSDKAADILDVAERQIFEISDHYDHSDFETLHALLSDTLKRLEKDEGPTCGLLTGFIDFDHLTGGLQPGELSILAARPSMGKTALALNMAENVASKGHPIGLFSLEMSKGQLVDRLIAGRSGVDVQKLRRNTLSKAELPQVSDACLELSQVPIIVDDMAAITLMQLRAKARRMRTKFNIEAIFIDYLQLITLGSRTESRQVEVSEISRGLKALARELEVPVVCMAQLNRGPEQREGHRPRLSDLRESGSIEQDADVVLLLHREDYYHKEEPDYQPNNEAELIIAKQRNGPVGVAKLHWNGRTTRFENLSYATPSGPYVE, from the coding sequence ATGACACGCGTCGAGACCGTTACCGAATCCAAGCCGCGCCCCGGCTCGCGCGAGGGACGTGAGCGTCGCCCCGCCGACCCGGTCGAGCTGGCCCGACTCTTCGAGAAACTGCCCCCCCACGCGGTCGAGGCGGAGATGTCGCTGCTGGGGTCCATGATGCTCGACCCCACGGTCATCGGCGAGGTCGTGCAGGTGCTTCGCACGGGCGACGACTTCTTCAAGCCCGCGCACGGCGCGATCTTCGACGCCATCGTCGAACTGTACGACAAGCACTCCCGGCTTGACCTGATCGCCCTGCACCAGTTGCTGCTCGATCGCAACCTGCTCGATTCGATTGGCGGCCAGGATTACCTGGCGGAACTGGCGATGAGCGTGCCGTCCGCCGCTCACGCCGACTACTACGCCGCCCTGGTGCGCGACAAGGCGATGGTGAGGCGGCTGATCCGCGTCGCCGGCGACATCATCCACGACGCCTACACCAGTTCCGACAAGGCAGCGGACATTCTCGACGTCGCCGAGAGGCAGATCTTCGAGATTTCCGACCACTACGATCACTCCGACTTTGAAACCCTCCATGCGCTGCTCAGCGACACGCTGAAGAGACTGGAGAAGGATGAAGGTCCGACCTGCGGCCTGCTGACCGGCTTCATCGACTTCGATCACCTCACCGGCGGGCTCCAGCCGGGTGAACTGTCGATCCTCGCGGCCCGCCCGTCGATGGGCAAGACCGCCCTGGCCCTCAACATGGCGGAAAACGTGGCCTCCAAGGGGCACCCCATCGGTCTCTTTTCGCTGGAAATGAGCAAGGGGCAACTGGTGGATCGCCTCATCGCGGGCCGCTCGGGGGTGGACGTGCAGAAACTCCGTCGCAACACGCTCAGCAAGGCCGAACTTCCCCAGGTAAGCGACGCCTGCCTGGAGCTGTCGCAGGTGCCGATCATCGTGGATGACATGGCCGCCATCACGCTCATGCAGCTGCGCGCCAAGGCCCGGCGCATGAGAACCAAGTTCAACATCGAGGCGATCTTCATCGACTACCTGCAGTTGATCACGCTCGGGTCCCGCACCGAATCCCGCCAGGTGGAGGTGAGCGAGATCAGCCGGGGGCTCAAGGCGCTGGCCCGCGAACTGGAAGTGCCGGTGGTCTGCATGGCCCAGCTCAACCGCGGTCCCGAGCAGCGCGAGGGCCATCGCCCTCGGCTGAGCGACCTGCGTGAATCCGGCTCCATCGAGCAGGACGCCGACGTGGTGCTGCTCCTGCACCGCGAGGACTACTACCACAAGGAAGAACCCGACTACCAGCCCAACAATGAGGCCGAACTCATCATCGCCAAGCAGCGAAACGGACCCGTGGGCGTGGCGAAACTGCACTGGAACGGACGCACCACCAGGTTTGAGAACCTGTCCTACGCAACCCCGTCCGGACCATACGTGGAGTGA
- a CDS encoding RNA polymerase sigma factor, translating to MTDAAKTQLQQTLLAAAVGDEQAWRTIVDLYAARVFALLRAQWPDDELAEEITQSTFCTVASKLADYTELGRFEAWLFRIAMNRLRDEMRRRKRQAINMESDALATLPGSGMERDQPDRPDEEQIVALRRAMAKLSESDRHIIHLRHHGGLSFRQIADVLGEPLGTVLARQHRALQKLADLMEPSPAAPSEPKEQSDRKRPQ from the coding sequence ATGACCGACGCCGCCAAGACCCAGTTGCAGCAGACGCTCCTCGCCGCGGCGGTCGGGGATGAACAGGCATGGCGCACCATCGTGGACCTGTATGCCGCACGCGTCTTCGCGCTGCTGCGAGCTCAGTGGCCCGATGACGAACTGGCGGAAGAGATCACCCAGTCCACGTTCTGCACGGTGGCTTCCAAGCTGGCGGACTACACCGAACTGGGACGCTTCGAGGCGTGGCTCTTCCGCATCGCCATGAACCGGCTGCGCGATGAAATGCGCCGCCGGAAGCGACAGGCCATCAACATGGAATCCGATGCTCTGGCGACGCTTCCCGGCTCGGGAATGGAGCGGGATCAGCCCGATCGGCCGGACGAAGAGCAGATCGTCGCCCTGAGAAGGGCGATGGCGAAATTATCGGAATCCGATCGTCACATCATTCACCTGCGTCACCACGGCGGGCTCAGTTTCAGGCAGATCGCCGACGTGCTGGGCGAGCCGCTGGGCACCGTGCTGGCCCGCCAGCATCGGGCGCTGCAGAAACTCGCCGACCTGATGGAGCCCTCCCCGGCCGCGCCGTCCGAGCCGAAGGAACAATCCGATCGAAAGAGACCGCAATGA
- a CDS encoding ABC transporter permease, with product MNRATTDNMAAHPRRAAGRSQGRWALVVLVVIVLSCLATLPYTAGRVTPAEGGGPAPRRYEHADLARTLLPPGWASHAPDERARADAATEQDDARPWRPLGTDRLGRDLLSRVLAGGAVSLAVGLAAACLAVVIGTLYGSVAGLAGGRIDALMMRVVDILYGLPYVLLVVLLAVAAEGLTDRLGHDLDPGARQVINVVTLLTAIGGVSWLTMARVVRGQVLSIREQPFMEACRAIGVPWRLQLVRHLLPNLMGPIVVYATLTVPQAILQESFLSFLGIGVRPPLPSWGNLAAEGLSELNPVRARWWLLLWPCLMLGVTLVSLNYVGESLREALDPRSRRSADRDLVRPG from the coding sequence GTGAATCGTGCGACGACGGACAATATGGCGGCGCATCCGCGGCGCGCCGCGGGGAGGAGCCAGGGGCGCTGGGCGCTCGTCGTGCTGGTGGTCATCGTGCTTTCGTGTCTCGCGACGCTGCCGTACACCGCGGGTCGCGTCACGCCGGCGGAGGGCGGCGGACCAGCGCCGCGCCGCTACGAGCACGCGGATCTCGCTCGGACGCTCCTGCCGCCCGGCTGGGCGTCGCACGCGCCGGACGAGCGCGCCCGCGCCGATGCCGCAACCGAGCAGGACGATGCTCGACCCTGGCGTCCGCTGGGCACGGACCGTCTGGGCCGTGATCTGCTCTCCCGCGTGCTGGCGGGTGGCGCCGTCTCGCTCGCCGTCGGGCTGGCGGCGGCCTGCCTGGCGGTGGTCATCGGTACGTTGTACGGCTCGGTCGCCGGGCTGGCGGGGGGGCGCATCGACGCCCTGATGATGCGTGTCGTGGACATCCTGTACGGCCTGCCCTACGTGCTGCTCGTCGTGCTGCTGGCGGTGGCGGCGGAAGGGCTGACCGACCGGTTGGGGCATGATCTCGACCCTGGAGCGCGGCAGGTTATCAACGTGGTCACGCTGCTGACGGCGATCGGAGGCGTTTCGTGGCTCACCATGGCCCGCGTGGTGCGCGGACAGGTGCTCTCGATCCGCGAACAGCCGTTCATGGAGGCCTGCCGCGCCATCGGCGTGCCCTGGCGACTGCAGCTCGTTCGTCACCTGCTGCCCAACCTGATGGGTCCGATCGTGGTGTACGCCACGCTGACGGTGCCCCAGGCGATCCTGCAGGAGTCATTCCTGAGTTTTCTGGGCATCGGGGTGCGGCCGCCTCTGCCCAGCTGGGGCAACCTGGCCGCGGAGGGGTTGTCAGAGCTCAACCCCGTGCGGGCGCGCTGGTGGCTGCTCTTGTGGCCGTGCCTGATGCTGGGCGTGACGCTGGTGTCGCTGAACTACGTCGGCGAGTCGCTGCGCGAGGCGCTCGATCCACGCTCCAGACGGAGCGCTGATCGTGATCTCGTTCGGCCCGGCTAA
- a CDS encoding Zn-dependent oligopeptidase has product MRTAQRFPGLCLIVSCLSLGGVVKSLSTAVAAIAPAAIVLAQSYPADSPAAEALARAVAAADRIAGIPDGQRTFENTVGAIDDLLAQLELDTNMMMFMAYVSTDAAQREKGLRAEEDVTNWLIAFGKREDIAAAVRAYAATRPALEGERERLLDFLLRDFRRAGMDLPTDQREKLAGIEREITRLGIEFEKNIRDDETTVPLTREELAGMPEEFIDALPRAGDLYLADMSYPTFIPMMDYAENETTRARMWVAYKRRGGQKNVEVLERILRLRAEAASILGYSHPADYEIEVRMAKNAATVKRFYDDLRPLVRAKAIKDWEEFQNAKREHTGDAKAVLQPWDQSFYEKRLMRSKYAVDSELVRQYFPLDRVMDGLFSITQSLYGLTYRDVTADADSLGWPVWHPDVRLYEVSDKADNRVLGWFFIDLHPRANKYSHAAQWGLAQHKVWSDGRVTKPLAALVCNFTKPTSDKPSLMTHDEVETFFHEFGHCLHTILSEATIWRFSGTGVERDFVEAPSQMFENWVWDPHVLGAFARHYRTDEPLPRELLDNMIAARNLGSGMKAERQIYYGLTDQIFHTAPGGEIDTIRIAVDLFGQAELYKPIENIWHHASFTHLIGYRAGYYGYLWSLVYAEDMFQRFKELGMLDPQAGQYYRKHILSRGGTRDGLDLVKTYLGREPSMEPFLRHLGLGE; this is encoded by the coding sequence ATGCGAACCGCGCAACGCTTCCCCGGCCTTTGCCTGATCGTTTCCTGTCTGTCGCTGGGGGGCGTGGTGAAATCTCTGTCCACGGCGGTTGCGGCGATTGCACCAGCCGCGATCGTTCTCGCCCAGTCCTATCCCGCCGACAGCCCCGCGGCCGAAGCGCTGGCCCGCGCCGTGGCGGCGGCGGACCGCATCGCGGGAATCCCCGACGGCCAGCGCACCTTCGAGAACACGGTCGGCGCCATCGACGACCTGCTGGCGCAGCTCGAACTCGACACCAACATGATGATGTTCATGGCCTACGTCTCCACCGACGCCGCCCAGCGTGAGAAGGGACTGCGGGCCGAGGAGGACGTGACCAACTGGCTGATCGCCTTCGGCAAGCGCGAGGACATCGCCGCCGCGGTGCGGGCGTACGCCGCCACCCGGCCCGCGCTGGAAGGCGAGCGGGAACGCCTGCTCGACTTCCTGCTGCGCGACTTCCGCCGCGCCGGCATGGACCTGCCCACCGACCAGCGCGAAAAACTGGCCGGCATCGAGCGCGAGATCACGCGGCTGGGCATCGAGTTCGAGAAGAACATCCGCGACGACGAAACCACCGTGCCGCTGACGCGCGAGGAGCTGGCCGGCATGCCGGAGGAGTTCATCGACGCGCTGCCCCGGGCCGGCGACCTGTACCTCGCCGACATGTCGTATCCCACGTTCATCCCCATGATGGATTACGCCGAGAACGAAACCACCCGCGCCCGCATGTGGGTGGCCTACAAGCGGCGCGGCGGGCAGAAGAACGTGGAGGTGCTGGAGCGCATCCTGCGGCTGCGGGCCGAGGCGGCGTCCATTCTCGGCTACAGCCACCCGGCGGACTACGAGATCGAAGTTCGCATGGCCAAGAACGCCGCCACGGTCAAGAGGTTCTATGACGACCTGCGCCCCCTCGTGCGAGCCAAGGCGATCAAGGACTGGGAGGAATTCCAGAACGCCAAGCGCGAGCACACGGGCGACGCGAAGGCCGTGCTGCAACCCTGGGATCAGTCGTTCTACGAAAAGCGCCTCATGCGCTCCAAGTACGCCGTGGATTCCGAGCTGGTCCGCCAATACTTTCCGCTCGACCGCGTGATGGACGGGCTCTTCTCCATCACCCAGTCGCTGTACGGGCTGACCTACCGCGACGTGACGGCGGACGCCGACTCGCTTGGCTGGCCCGTCTGGCACCCGGACGTGCGGCTGTACGAAGTGTCTGACAAGGCCGACAACCGCGTGCTGGGGTGGTTCTTCATCGACCTGCATCCGCGGGCCAACAAGTACTCGCACGCCGCCCAGTGGGGTCTGGCGCAGCACAAGGTGTGGTCGGACGGTCGCGTGACCAAGCCGCTGGCGGCGCTGGTGTGCAACTTCACCAAGCCCACGTCGGACAAGCCCTCGCTCATGACGCACGACGAGGTGGAGACATTCTTCCACGAGTTCGGGCACTGCCTGCACACGATTCTCAGCGAAGCCACGATCTGGCGGTTCTCCGGCACGGGCGTGGAGCGCGACTTCGTCGAGGCCCCGTCGCAGATGTTCGAGAACTGGGTGTGGGATCCCCACGTGCTTGGCGCCTTCGCCCGGCACTACCGGACCGACGAACCGCTGCCCCGCGAGCTGCTCGACAACATGATCGCCGCCCGCAACCTTGGCTCAGGCATGAAGGCGGAGCGGCAGATCTACTATGGGCTGACGGATCAGATCTTCCACACCGCCCCGGGCGGAGAGATCGACACCATCCGCATCGCCGTGGACCTGTTCGGGCAGGCGGAGCTCTACAAGCCCATCGAGAACATCTGGCACCACGCCTCGTTCACCCATCTCATCGGTTACCGGGCAGGGTACTACGGCTACCTCTGGTCGCTGGTGTACGCCGAGGACATGTTCCAGCGGTTCAAGGAGCTGGGCATGCTCGACCCTCAGGCGGGGCAGTACTACCGCAAGCACATCCTCTCGCGCGGCGGCACCCGCGACGGGCTGGACCTGGTGAAGACCTACCTCGGCCGCGAACCCAGCATGGAGCCGTTCCTGCGGCACCTGGGGCTGGGAGAGTGA
- the tadA gene encoding Flp pilus assembly complex ATPase component TadA, giving the protein MGIGTILLERGLITDEQLSHAIAEQKRTGERLDGLLVRLGYVSQREVLKAIGQQFAMPIVDLGAIEVKDEVLKALPAKLVFKQRCVPIERHNGTLRVATCDPFELSAFDELRLLTGFGIELVLADERDIDKFIRTHYGVAGDTLDALAGDKPTVDTSTLTTDAADEVEQAQEASVIKLVNDLLVEAIRERATDVHIEPYEDTLAIRYRIDGVLQQAGVPPTVNRFRNAIVSRLKIMSNMNIAEKRKPQDGRITLRVKGGEYDLRVSVIPMLFGEGVVLRILNKGTVQFSLNDLGMDDSLLKRWDDLINRPHGIVLVTGPTGSGKSTTLYASLNRIVTDEVKAITVEDPVEYHVKGVNQIQVNHQVGLDFAAGLRSILRHDPDIVMIGEIRDKETAEAAIQASLTGHLVFSTLHTNDAAGAITRLLDMGVEPFLVSSSVEGIMAQRLVRRICPSCALDITPDPADIPPDFVQRSGDVFRMGKGCRECRTTGFRGRVGIYELLMMNDDIREMVMKRVNAGTIAERARKAGDLTLLRDAGFEKVRQGLTTLTEVIRATKA; this is encoded by the coding sequence ATGGGCATTGGAACCATCCTGCTCGAACGGGGGCTGATCACCGATGAGCAGTTGTCCCATGCCATCGCCGAGCAGAAACGCACCGGCGAGCGCCTGGATGGGCTGCTGGTGCGGCTGGGCTACGTCAGCCAGCGCGAAGTGCTCAAGGCCATCGGCCAGCAGTTCGCCATGCCCATCGTGGATCTGGGCGCCATCGAGGTGAAGGACGAAGTCCTCAAGGCCCTGCCCGCCAAACTGGTCTTCAAGCAGCGCTGCGTGCCCATCGAGCGGCACAACGGCACTTTGCGCGTGGCCACCTGCGACCCGTTTGAACTGAGCGCGTTCGATGAGCTGCGGCTCCTCACCGGCTTCGGCATCGAACTGGTGCTGGCGGATGAGCGCGACATCGACAAGTTCATCCGCACGCACTACGGCGTGGCGGGCGACACGCTCGATGCGCTCGCGGGCGACAAGCCCACGGTGGACACCTCCACCCTCACCACCGACGCGGCGGACGAAGTCGAGCAGGCCCAGGAAGCCAGCGTCATCAAGCTGGTGAACGACCTGCTGGTGGAGGCCATCCGCGAGCGCGCCACCGACGTGCATATCGAGCCCTACGAGGACACGCTGGCCATCCGCTACCGCATCGACGGCGTGCTGCAGCAGGCGGGCGTGCCCCCCACCGTCAACCGCTTCCGCAACGCCATCGTTTCGCGGCTGAAGATCATGTCCAACATGAACATCGCCGAGAAGCGCAAGCCGCAGGACGGGCGCATCACCCTGCGAGTGAAGGGCGGCGAGTACGACCTGCGCGTCAGCGTGATCCCCATGCTGTTCGGCGAAGGCGTGGTGCTGCGCATCCTCAACAAGGGCACGGTGCAGTTCTCGCTCAACGACCTGGGCATGGATGACTCGCTGCTGAAGCGCTGGGATGACCTGATCAACCGGCCCCACGGCATCGTGCTGGTCACCGGCCCCACCGGCTCGGGCAAGTCCACCACGCTGTACGCTTCGCTCAACCGCATCGTCACCGATGAGGTGAAGGCCATCACGGTGGAAGACCCCGTCGAGTACCACGTCAAGGGCGTCAACCAGATTCAGGTGAACCACCAGGTGGGGCTGGACTTCGCTGCAGGGCTGCGGTCGATCCTGCGTCACGATCCGGACATCGTGATGATCGGCGAAATCCGCGACAAGGAGACGGCGGAGGCGGCCATCCAGGCGTCGCTCACCGGCCACCTGGTCTTCTCCACGCTGCACACCAACGACGCGGCGGGGGCGATCACGCGGCTGCTCGACATGGGCGTGGAGCCGTTCCTGGTCTCCAGTTCGGTCGAGGGCATCATGGCCCAGCGGCTGGTGCGGCGGATCTGCCCCTCGTGCGCCTTGGACATCACGCCCGACCCGGCGGACATTCCGCCGGACTTCGTCCAGCGGTCCGGCGACGTGTTCCGCATGGGCAAGGGCTGCCGCGAGTGCCGCACGACGGGGTTCCGCGGGCGCGTGGGCATCTACGAACTGCTGATGATGAACGACGACATCCGCGAGATGGTGATGAAGCGGGTGAACGCGGGGACGATCGCCGAACGGGCGCGAAAGGCCGGCGACCTGACGCTGCTGCGCGACGCGGGATTCGAGAAGGTGCGTCAGGGTCTGACGACGCTGACCGAAGTGATCCGCGCGACGAAGGCGTAG